One genomic region from Spirosoma sp. KCTC 42546 encodes:
- a CDS encoding transposase, which translates to MKANSRYQLLAEQRIDSSTDTLVLEKESLIKLYTSSNRLLTDSFRLISAHLQDKPEQSLLFLTSLPDSLSALEVSQIYRQRWQIEKFFRFIKQQMNFSHFLSRSFNGIKIMAYVMLIGAMLIGLYGRFNDRPGFKINKLLFVYELEADLVKTLIVACHGEPTLLDDALKKHFGQ; encoded by the coding sequence ATCAAAGCCAACAGTCGTTACCAGCTTCTGGCTGAGCAGCGTATAGATAGCTCGACCGACACACTTGTCTTAGAGAAGGAGTCGTTGATCAAGCTCTATACGAGTTCGAATCGACTCCTTACGGACTCATTTCGCCTGATTAGTGCTCACCTACAAGACAAACCTGAGCAATCTTTGCTGTTTTTGACCAGCCTGCCCGATTCGCTCAGCGCATTGGAGGTGAGTCAGATTTATCGACAGCGTTGGCAGATCGAGAAATTCTTTCGGTTCATCAAGCAGCAGATGAATTTTTCTCATTTTCTGTCCCGATCCTTTAACGGGATCAAAATCATGGCGTATGTGATGCTCATTGGCGCTATGTTGATTGGGTTATATGGTCGGTTTAATGATCGGCCTGGGTTCAAGATCAACAAATTGCTGTTTGTCTATGAACTCGAAGCTGATCTGGTCAAAACACTTATTGTAGCATGCCACGGGGAGCCAACCTTACTGGACGATGCCTTGAAAAAACATTTCGGACAATAA
- a CDS encoding peptidoglycan-binding protein gives MQKTSFQNELTISSTQQRNGASNSRKEVRKIQSWLTLFSMSHPGSATATGIDGDFGKATEQAVKNFQKAKGVAETGLVDQATFDLLSAPMRAAFLGAGQGAGLRELILTIAENHLVNRPFELIIDQQPNSGPWVRAYMDGNEGSEWFWCMGFVQAILDQAASVQGKNFKKLMPLTYSCDTVGMTGLQKGILSRYTQIRNDPSVVKPGDIFLLQQAPHDWIHAGIISAVDDDIFETIEGNTNEGGSNNGNAVLKRVRNFRKSKLDVFSIESLV, from the coding sequence ATGCAAAAGACCTCCTTTCAAAACGAATTAACGATTAGTAGTACCCAACAACGGAATGGAGCCAGCAACTCCAGAAAAGAAGTCCGGAAAATTCAGTCCTGGCTAACGCTTTTCTCCATGTCACACCCAGGTTCGGCTACGGCTACAGGGATTGATGGCGATTTTGGGAAAGCCACAGAACAGGCTGTCAAGAATTTCCAGAAAGCAAAGGGTGTTGCCGAAACCGGTCTGGTGGACCAGGCCACATTCGACTTATTATCGGCTCCAATGCGGGCAGCTTTTTTAGGCGCTGGTCAGGGTGCTGGATTGCGGGAGCTGATTCTAACTATTGCCGAAAACCATCTTGTTAACCGCCCCTTTGAGTTGATTATTGATCAGCAGCCAAATTCGGGTCCATGGGTACGGGCGTATATGGATGGGAACGAAGGCTCGGAATGGTTCTGGTGTATGGGGTTTGTACAGGCTATCCTTGATCAGGCGGCTTCTGTACAGGGAAAAAATTTCAAGAAGCTTATGCCGCTGACCTATAGCTGTGATACGGTTGGTATGACGGGTTTGCAAAAGGGAATTCTTTCTCGGTACACACAGATTCGAAATGACCCTTCTGTAGTGAAACCAGGCGATATTTTCCTTCTGCAACAGGCACCTCATGACTGGATACATGCCGGCATTATTTCGGCAGTAGATGATGATATTTTTGAAACCATTGAGGGGAATACCAACGAGGGCGGGTCTAATAATGGAAATGCTGTACTAAAACGAGTGCGTAATTTCCGGAAATCGAAGCTCGATGTATTCTCTATTGAAAGCCTGGTGTGA
- a CDS encoding DUF2809 domain-containing protein yields the protein MPSIHRNRTIYGLLTLIILLMGLASRRFLGDIPFVKTYIGDVLWALMVFFGFAFLFTRWPTKAIALATLIFSFSIESSQLYHAPWIDSLRATRLGGLVLGFTFVWSDLLCYSLGVMIGFVAETFLIPGRYQR from the coding sequence ATGCCTTCTATCCATCGAAACCGAACCATTTACGGATTACTGACCCTGATCATTCTGCTCATGGGTTTGGCCTCCAGGCGTTTTCTGGGGGATATCCCATTTGTAAAAACTTATATAGGTGATGTGCTGTGGGCATTAATGGTGTTCTTTGGCTTCGCCTTCCTGTTTACCCGATGGCCCACCAAAGCCATTGCTCTGGCAACACTCATCTTCTCATTCAGCATTGAGAGTAGCCAGTTGTATCACGCCCCCTGGATTGATAGCCTGCGGGCTACACGACTGGGCGGACTGGTGCTGGGTTTTACATTCGTTTGGAGCGATCTGCTCTGCTATAGCCTGGGTGTCATGATCGGTTTTGTTGCTGAAACGTTCCTAATTCCAGGTCGTTATCAGCGTTGA
- a CDS encoding glycerophosphodiester phosphodiesterase family protein, producing the protein MTTKQFIVLGLSFGLIACSPKTYTNISSGKGYEFFSYKPNQEVKISVHRGGGDLKGYPENCIESFAYMAKTIGKPNRPVIIECDIDLTKDSVMVMMHDATLDRTTTGTGKLIDKTYAELSPYRLEDNMGNVTPYKIPTLEDVLRWGKNKVTFTLDVKRNVSFAKVVDMIHKTGMGDYAAVITYNAQDAAKLTKLDPNLMISVTIRNQAEYDRLRELGVPDNRMVAFVGVKEPDADLYKFLHQKGIACILGTLGNLDKQAAAKGDQVYKTFADNGADIMSTDRPLEIAKTLYK; encoded by the coding sequence ATGACCACAAAACAATTTATCGTCCTTGGCCTTAGTTTCGGCCTGATTGCCTGTTCCCCAAAGACTTATACCAACATCTCATCTGGTAAGGGCTACGAATTCTTTAGTTACAAACCCAATCAGGAGGTAAAGATTTCGGTGCACCGGGGTGGGGGTGATCTGAAGGGTTATCCTGAAAACTGTATCGAATCGTTTGCCTACATGGCAAAAACCATAGGGAAGCCAAATCGTCCAGTCATTATTGAATGCGATATCGACCTGACCAAAGACAGCGTCATGGTGATGATGCACGACGCCACCCTCGACCGCACAACCACCGGTACAGGGAAACTAATTGACAAAACATACGCGGAACTAAGCCCGTATCGGTTGGAGGATAATATGGGCAACGTAACACCCTATAAAATTCCGACGCTCGAAGATGTACTGCGTTGGGGGAAGAACAAAGTTACGTTTACCCTCGATGTCAAACGGAATGTATCCTTCGCAAAAGTGGTGGACATGATTCACAAAACGGGCATGGGCGACTATGCTGCCGTGATTACCTATAACGCGCAGGATGCGGCCAAACTAACTAAACTCGACCCAAATCTGATGATTTCGGTAACGATCCGCAATCAGGCTGAATATGACCGACTGCGTGAATTAGGTGTCCCCGATAACCGGATGGTGGCTTTCGTGGGCGTCAAAGAACCCGATGCCGACTTGTATAAATTTCTACATCAGAAAGGCATTGCCTGTATTCTGGGCACCCTTGGTAACCTCGATAAACAGGCCGCGGCCAAAGGTGATCAGGTCTATAAAACATTCGCCGACAACGGAGCCGATATTATGTCGACCGACAGACCGCTGGAAATAGCGAAGACATTGTACAAATGA
- a CDS encoding LLM class flavin-dependent oxidoreductase has protein sequence MIPFSVLDLSPIVEGNTASQALQNTLSLAQHAEQLGYNRYWLAEHHNMPGIASAATSVVIGYVAGGTKTIRVGSGGIMLPNHSPLVIAEQFGTLESLYPGRIDLGLGRAPGSDQPTARALRRDATGPDTFPQDVLELQRYFQPDDSNQFVQAVPGNGLDVPIWILGSSLFGAQLAAILGLPYAFASHFAPNDLMRALHVYRTQFKPSSHLKEPYAMVAANVIAADTDQEAERLFTSVQQQFLYIRRGKARKMQPPVDDLSATWPDYELAGIDSFFRCSAIGSPRTIQRQLANIIEQTQANELIFTAPIFDHEARKHSLTLTAQVRDALAVEKGEAVGV, from the coding sequence ATGATTCCCTTTTCAGTTCTGGATTTATCGCCCATTGTGGAAGGCAATACAGCCTCCCAGGCGCTACAAAATACACTCAGTCTGGCTCAACATGCTGAGCAACTGGGTTATAACCGTTATTGGCTGGCCGAGCACCACAACATGCCGGGTATCGCCAGTGCTGCTACCTCTGTTGTAATTGGCTATGTAGCTGGTGGCACAAAAACTATTCGGGTGGGTTCGGGTGGTATCATGCTGCCGAATCACTCGCCCTTAGTCATTGCCGAACAATTTGGCACGTTAGAATCGCTCTACCCAGGCCGGATTGATTTAGGACTGGGTCGGGCTCCCGGTTCCGATCAGCCAACAGCGCGGGCACTCCGACGCGATGCCACTGGGCCAGACACATTCCCACAGGATGTACTTGAGTTACAGCGTTATTTTCAGCCCGATGATTCCAACCAATTTGTTCAGGCAGTGCCTGGGAATGGTCTGGATGTACCCATATGGATACTGGGCTCTAGCTTGTTTGGCGCACAATTAGCGGCTATTCTTGGGCTTCCTTACGCCTTCGCGTCGCACTTTGCGCCCAATGACTTGATGCGGGCTCTGCATGTGTACAGAACGCAGTTTAAACCGTCGTCCCATTTAAAGGAACCGTATGCCATGGTAGCCGCAAATGTAATTGCGGCCGACACCGACCAGGAAGCCGAGCGTTTATTCACCTCTGTGCAACAGCAGTTTCTGTATATCCGCCGGGGAAAAGCCAGAAAAATGCAGCCACCGGTCGACGATCTTTCGGCGACCTGGCCCGATTACGAACTGGCGGGAATTGATTCCTTTTTTCGTTGCTCAGCCATAGGTTCACCAAGAACCATTCAGCGGCAGTTAGCGAATATTATTGAGCAAACACAGGCCAATGAACTGATATTCACGGCTCCTATTTTCGATCATGAAGCCCGAAAGCACTCACTTACGCTCACGGCGCAGGTGCGCGATGCGCTGGCAGTCGAGAAAGGAGAAGCGGTTGGGGTGTAA